From the Colletotrichum lupini chromosome 10, complete sequence genome, one window contains:
- a CDS encoding proline dehydrogenase, whose protein sequence is MSTTLHISKDTAVHLRQKMKSSLGLFAARRPWGTTIAVRSDKRAYGKPTEPRQSLGAANSPHAAINDTTPLTLKPALSPTKTKRKAVDGFPLSGMPTGTLLRSLLVTTISSNRFLLIPALKTLSFLAKPGRTILFDVDRNPVLHKILRKTFYDQFCTGETPQETKATVQSLKDLGFRGVILTYAKETVFDHLTQSSVEHGKLVGASAAGFDEDIESWKKGTLETAAQIEQGDYLAIKLTGAGRAVTTSFANNELPPQQMQDALTEIATICKEKGIKIIVDAESTHFQKTIDRVTLELMRRFNTDGVASIYNTYQAYLKHTPDNVTNHLAEAAKDGFTLGLKLVRGAYILSDNRSMIHDTKEDTDHAYNYISQGAVKRSIGEFGTSKVFPPVDLFLASHNKESLFASLKLHQDRVKNGMPTVPISFGQLHGMSNQVSFSLLQTKSAGMESPAVYKCSTWGTMSECLAYLLRRAVENRDAVLRTTDEHTAVKSECWRRMKSVFAA, encoded by the exons ATGAGTACAACTCTTCACATTTCAAA AGACACGGCCGTGCACCTACGCCAAAAGATGAAGTCCTCTTTGGGACTCTTCGCCGCCAGGCGACCGTGGGGTACCACGATAGCCGTCAGATCGGATAAGCGCGCCTACGGGAAACCGACAGAGCCAAGACAGTCACTCGGCGCCGCCAACTCACCACACGCCGCAATAAATGACACAACTCCCTTGACGTTGAAGCCGGCTCTATCACCAACAAAGACAAAGAGGAAGGCCGTCGATGGGTTCCCATTGTCCGGCATGCCGACAGGCACGCTCCTGCGGTCCCTCCTCGTTACCACAATCTCTTCCAACCGCTTCCTCCTCATCCCCGCACTCAAAACCTTATCCTTCCTCGCCAAGCCGGGGCGGACGATCTTGTTCGACGTCGATCGCAACCCCGTCTTGCACAAGATTTTGCGAAAGACGTTTTATGACCAGTTTTGTACCGGCGAGACGCCGCAGGAGACTAAGGCGACTGTGCAGAGTCTCAAGGATTTGGGGTTCAGGGGGGTGATTCTCACGTATGCTAAAGAGACTGTGTTTGATCACTTGACGCAGTCTTCTGTCGAGCATGGGAAGCTTGTTGGTGCGTCGGCGGCTGGGTTTGATGAGGATATTGAGTCGTGGAAGAAGGGTACCCTTGAGACTGCTGCGCAGATTGAGCAGGGTGATTATCTCGCCATCAA GCTGACTGGTGCCGGCCGTGCCGTGACCACCTCGTTCGCCAACAATGAACTACCGCCACAGCAGATGCAAGATGCTTTGACTGAGATAGCGACGATATGCAAGGAGAAGGGTATCAAGATCATCGTCGATGCCGAGTCAACACACTTCCAGAAGACCATCGATAGGGTGACACTCGAACTCATGCGTCGCTTCAACACGGATGGCGTTGCATCCATCTACAACACTTACCAGGCCTACCTCAAGCACACACCCGATAACGTCACGAACCATCTCGCCGAAGCTGCCAAGGACGGGTTCACCCTCGGACTCAAACTGGTCAGGGGAGCTTACATCCTCTCCGATAACAGGTCAATGATCCACGACACCAAGGAGGATACTGATCATGCGTACAACTACATCTCCCAAGGGGCTGTAAAGCGCAGCATTGGCGAGTTTGGCACATCAAAGGTCTTCCCGCCAGTTGATCTGTTCTTGGCCAGTCATAACAAGGAGAGCCTCTTCGCCTCCCTAAAGCTGCACCAAGACCGTGTCAAGAATGGTATGCCCACCGTCCCGATATCCTTTGGCCAGCTTCACGGTATGTCGAACCAAGTCAGCTTCTCGTTGCTACAGACCAAGAGTGCAGGAATGGAGAGCCCTGCTGTATACAAGTGCTCTACTTGGGGCACCATGAGTGAATGCTTGGCGTACTTACTGCGCAGGGCTGTGGAGAACCGTGATGCGGTGTTGAGGACAACTGATGAGCACACCGCGGTGAAGAGCGAATGTTGGAGGCGGATGAAGTCGGTTTTTGCAGCTTGA
- a CDS encoding amino-acid permease inda1, translating into MTVEEKKLDASEAAVQPTSSNGEGESEPQHRQLSRALKGRHMQMIAIVNGAFYEYAVRFIDPAWGFAMGWEYSIGWMVTLPFEITAAGITIEFWKSREEVNPGVWCAVFMSLLIIIQVFGIIACIGFIVLGIIINAGGVPTDPRGYIGAQYWHNPGAFRNGFQGFCSVFVTAAFFFGGTEMVGLAAAEAKNPRKTLPKATRQVFWRIALFYILNIFIMGLIVPSDSDVLLGASGANTKASPFVLAVQLAGIQILPHIINGVITCAVISVANSCTYGSTRVLQALAQSGRAPSIFAKIDKSGRPIYCVALQVAFGFISFITVAADSKTVFNWLLAVTGLSGQFAYASIMIAHIRFRKAWRVQGRSTEDIPWRSALGVPVGGKPSAKSFFQGYLAAPITISLFLFWKVYTKDWGFGVDLHSVDLDMGRRPEEELDDIYEGTEKKKNVWKRGLSVIF; encoded by the exons ATGACTGTagaagagaagaagctcGATGCCAGCGAAGCGGCCGTCCAGCCCACGTCTAGCAATGGCGAGGGCGAGAGCGAGCCACAGCATCGGCAGTTGTCCAGAGCGCTTAAGGGTCGGCATATGCAGATGATTGCGATCG TCAATGGTGCTTTCTACGAATATGCTGTTCGCTTCATTGATCCGGCCTG GGGCTTTGCAATGGGATGGGAGTACTCCATCGGATGGATGGTCACCCTTCCCTTCGAAATCACCGCCGCTGGCATCACAATCGAGTTCTGGAAGAGCAGAGAAGAAGTCAACCCCGGCGTATGGTGCGCCGTCTTCATGTCACTCTTGATCATCATCCAAGTCTTTGGA ATCATAGCATGCATCGGCTTCATCGTCCTCGGCATTATCATCAACGCCGGCGGCGTACCCACAGACCCTAGAGGCTACATCGGCGCGCAATACTGGCACAACCCAGGCGCCTTCAGGAACGGCTTCCAAGGATTCTGCTCCGTCTTCGTAACCGCCG CCTTCTTCTTTGGCGGGACCGAAATGGTGGGCCTCGCAGCCGCTGAAGCCAAGAACCCGCGCAAGACCCTCCCGAAAGCTACCCGCCAAGTCTTCTGGCGCATCGCCCTCTTCTACATCCTCAACATCTTCATCATGGGCCTCATAGTCCCCTCTGACAGCGACGTACTCCTCGGCGCCAGCGGGGCAAACACAAAGGCGTCCCCCTTTGTCTTGGCCGTCCAGCTTGCCGGGATCCAGATCCTCCCTCACATTATCAACGGCG TAATCACCTGCGCCGTCATCTCCGTCGCAAACAGCTGCACCTACGGCTCAACCCGCGTCCTCCAAGCCCTCGCCCAATCCGGCCGCGCCCCCTCCATCTTTGCCAAGATCGACAAGTCCGGCCGGCCCATCTACTGCGTCGCGCTGCAAGTCGCCTTCGGCTTCATCTCCTTCATCACCGTCGCCGCCGACAGCAAGACCGTCTTCAACTGGCTTCTCGCCGTCACGGGCCTCTCGGGCCAGTTCGCGTACGCGAGCATCATGATTGCGCACATTCGCTTCCGCAAGGCGTGGAGGGTGCAGGGGAGGAGTACCGAAGATATACCATGGAGGTCTGCGCTGGGTGTG CCCGTCGGAGGGAAGCCGAGCGCCAAATCTTTCTTCCAGGGATACTTGGCTGCTCCCATCACCATCTCTCTCTTCTTGTTTTGGAAGGTCTACACCAAAGATTGGGGGTTCGGCGTCGACTTGCACAGCGTTGATCTCGACATGGGAAGGCGGCCCGAGGAGGAGCTTGATGATATCTACGAAGGGaccgagaagaagaagaatgtTTGGAAGCGGGGCTTGTCGGTCATCTTTTAG